The DNA region GAAGTTGGCGTGAAGCGGCGAGACCTGCGCCCCACCGGCCTGCTCGCCCTTGAGGCCCGCCTTGTCGATCAACGCTCCCGCCGACCGGGGCACCCCGTCGGGCACCGGCGCCTCCGGCCCCGGGTTCTGGAAGATGCAGCCCGCGCTGGCCTGGTGCAGGGGCTGGGTGCGCTTCCTGAACGCCAGCGACTCGCGCGCCACGAGCCGCAACTGCTCCGGGGCGGCGCCGGGCGCGACGTCGAACACCACCGACAGCGCGACCTCGCCGGAATGCTGCAGTCGGCTGCGGTCGTACCCGAAGGCCATGTCGGCCGCCGGCACGTCGACGACCGCGCCCGACGGCTGCAGCAGGCGGACCTCCCGCACGTGCTCGCTGATCAGGCGGCCCTGGAAATGGGCGTTGCCGCAGATGGCGCCCCCGACCGTGCCGGGCGTGCCCGCCCACGACTCGAGGCCAGCGAGCCCGCGGCCGACCATCCACCGGACCAGGCCGTTGATCGTCACGCCCGCATCCGCGCGCACGCCATCGTCGCCCTCGGCCCGCACCTCCCCGCCGTGCATGCGCAACACGATGCCGCGCGCGCCGCGGTCGGCCACCAGCACGTTGGAGCCCCCACCCAGCACGGTGATCGGAAGATCGTGGGCGCGTGCAATCGCCGCCGTAGCCACCGCGTCGGCGGCGGTAGCCACCGTCACCAGTACCTCCGCCGGACCACCCACCCGCATCGTCGTGAGACGCGCCAATGGTACGTCGACCTCTACCTGCCCGGCCGTCAGGGACTTCCGCAGGGCGGCCACCACCGCGGCCCGCTGCTCTCGCGTCACGTCCACCTCCATGGTTCCATGGCCAGAAGGGCCCGCATCGCCTCGGCACGCGTGGTCGGCGCGAAGCGGACCTCGTCGCCGGGAGCACGCTGGGCGACATGCGGCAGGTCGGCGGTGATCACCACGGCGACGACCGGATACCCGCCCGTGGTCTGCCGCTCGGCCAGCAGGAGCACGGGCGCCCCCGACGGCAGCACCTGCACGGCTCCGGTCACGGTGCCCGACGACGAACGCTGCGGCATCGCGAGCGCGACCGGCGGCCCTTCGAGCGGGCAGGCCATCCGTGTGGCCGACGAGGCGACGCGGTAGGTACCGGCGCAGAGGGCAGCGTAGGCGTGGGAGGCATGCTCGACGTCGGGTCCCGGGAGGACGCGGAGCACCGGAGACGGCGCCGGCGAAGGCGCCACGTCGGAACGCGGCGCGCCAATCATGCGCGACGCGACCGCGAGTCGCGAGCCATCGGCCAGCGCGCCCCGGCGTGGCAGCAGGGGCCAGGCGCTGCGACTCCCGAGCACGAGCGGCACGTCGAAGCCGCCGCGCACGGCCAGGTAGGCGCGCGCGCCGGCACGCCGCGCGCCGAACGCCAGCACACCGCCATCGGCGATCCCGAACCGCGTCTCCATCGGCACGGCTCGCCCGTCGACGGTGAGGGCGAACGGCGCGCCGGTGACGGCCGCCTGCAGCGGACCGACGGCGCGGTACGTGCCGCCGACCAGCGTGATCTCGAGCGCTGCCTCGCCGGCCGCGTTGCCGACCAGCGCATTGGCGCGATGCAGCGCCGGCAGGTCGAGTGCCCCTCCCACGGGCACCCCGAGGTGCTGCAGGCCCCAGCGCCCCTCGTCCTGCAGGGTGGTGTGCAGGCCGGCGCGCGTCAGTTGCAGCGCGTCAGGCATCGGCGTCGACGAGGCGCACGCGCATCCCGGGCGCAAGGACCGCCGGCGGGACGCGCGCCGGATCGAAGAGGGCACCGTCGGTCCGGCCGACCAGGTGCCATCCCCCCGGACTTTCCCACGGATAGATGCCGACGTACTCGCCCGCGATCGCCACCGAGCCAGCCGGCACGCACGCTCGCGGGGTCTGTCGACGCGGAAGACGCAGCCCGGCATCGAGCGGCCCGAGGTACGGGAACCCGGGCAGGAAGCCCACGAAGTGCACCACCAGATCCGCACGCGTGAGCCGGCGCACGACATCGGCCGCGGGCAGCCCGCATGCGCGGGCGACGTCGTCGAGGTCGGGCCCGGCCGCGCCGCCGAAGGTCACCACGAACTCACTGGTCGCCGACGGGGTCGAGGTCGGGATGGCCGACGTGGCAGCACGCGCCAGGGCGCGCTCGACCAGGCCGACGTCACATCGGCGGGGGTCGAGGTGCACCACGAGGTCGCGCATGCCGGGCACCACGTCCCGCACACCGACGATCGCGGCGGCCCGCACCGCGTCGGCCAGCACGTGCACGCGCGCGTTGGCGTCGAGGGGCGACTCGTCGAGCACGCGCACCGCCAGCGCGCTGTCACCGACGAACGCCAGTTGCCAGTGCTCGCTCACCCCTGAGGCCCGGCGCCAAGCGCCTCGAGCAGCCGCGCGTGGATGTCGTCGAAGCCGCCGTTGGACATGACCACCACGAGGTCGCCCTCGCGGGCCTCCTGCGCGACGGTCGCGATGATGTGCGCGGTGCCGTCGATGTGGCGAGCCCGCCGGCCTGAGGCGAGCAGGGCGTCCACCAGTCCGGGCACCGACAGTCGTTCCTCGGGCGGCAGGTTCGTGCGGTAGGCCGAGGCAATCACCACCTCGTCGGCATCGCCGAAGGCCCCGGCGAAGGCGTCCTGGAACACACGTCGACAACTCGATGCCGACCGCGGCTCGAAGACGGCCCAGATGCGCGCGCCGGGATGGGCGCGCCGCACGCCCCGCAGCGTCTCGGCAATCGCCGTCGGGTGGTGAGCGAAGTCGTCGTACACCGAGACACCGCGCGCCGTGCCCCGCAGTTCCATCCGACGCTTGACGCCGGCGAACCGCGACATCCCCTCGGCAGCCAGCGCGAACGGCACGCCTCGCGTCGCGGCGACGGCGAGCGCCGCGAGCGCGTTGCGCACGTTGTGCTCGCCGGTCATCGGCACGGTCGCATCGCCCAGCACCTCACCGCGCCTGACCACCTCGAAGGTGGTCGCCGTTGCCGACGGCCGCAGCGCGCGCGCCTGCCAGTCGGCGCCGGCCGTCAGCCCGAAGGTCTCCACCTGCCCGTATGCCGAGCGGCGCAGCGACGCGGCCACCGGGTCGTCGGCGCCGAGCAGGACGCGACCGTTCGACGGCACCAGGCGCAGCAACCGCGTGAACGCGGTGACGATGGCCTCGAGATCGGCGTAGATGTCGGCGTGATCGAACTCGACGTTGTTGACGATGACCGTGTGCGGCACGTACTTGAGGAACTTGGCGGTCTTGTCGAAGAACGCGCTGTCGTACTCGTCGCCCTCGATCACGAAGTCGCGGCCGTGCCCGAGCCTGTAGCTGGCCTCGAAGTTCGCGGCGATGCCGCCCACCAGCAGCGACGGATCGAGCCCGGCGTGGGTGAGGACCCAGGCTACCAGGCTCGTCGTGGTGGTCTTGCCGTGCGTGCCGCTGACGACGATGGGATGACGCTCCCAGAGGAACTCGTCGCGGATGCGCTCGGGCAGCGAGCAGTAGCGCTGCCGGCGCGCGAGCACCGCCTCGAGCTCGGGGTTGCCGCGCGAGATCGCGTTGCCCACCACCACGAGGTCGGCCGAGGGATCGACGTGCTCGGCGGCGTATCCCTCGTGGACCTCGATGGCCTCGGCGCGCAGGAAGTCGCTCATCGGCGGGTACACGCCGGCATCCGAGCCGGTCACGCGGTGGCCGCGCCGCTGCAGCATCGCCGCGAGCGTCGCCATCGCGGTGCCCGCCACGCCGATCAGGTGGATGTGCACGTCAGTTCCCCTTACGTGACGGCCGGCTCGTCGATGACCAGCCGCGGCTCGTCCCGGGCCTCGAGTGTCGCTTGCACGCCGAACGGCAGCGTCAGCATGGCGCCGGCCGTGTGCCCGCTGCGGATGCCCGCAACGACCGGGCCGTCGAAGTCCGTGAGCGCCTCGCGCACGGCGTCCACCGCCGTGACCGTTCCGCCCGGCTCGTCGCAGCCGGGCAACTCGTTGACGATGACGCCCCGGACGTGATCGAGCACGCCCGCATGCCGAAGCTGCCAGAGCATCCGGTCCAGCCGATACGGACGCTCGTTGACGTCGTCGAGGAAGAGCAGCGTGTCCTCGGCGGCGGACCACGCCCATGGTGTCCCGAGCAGCGCCGCGATCTGCGTCAGGGTTCCGCCTCGCAGGATGCCGCACGCCGCACCTGGTCGCACGACGTGGGCGCCGTCGGCCGCAACGGCGCCGAACGGCTCGGGCTGCGTGACGACGCGGAGGAAACCGTCGCGGTCGTACGCGGTGGGCCCGAGCGCAAGCCGCCCCTCGAGCATCGGCCCGTGGACGGTCACCAGTCCGGCGTGCCCCGTGAACGTGTCGAGCAAGGACGTGATGTCGCTGTAGCCGATGATCAGCTTGCGCGCGGCCCGGACGTCGGCCAGGTCGAGGTGAGGCAGCACCTGCGCGGATCCATAGCCGCCGCGCAGCGCCATCACCGCAGCGATCCGGGAGTCGTGCAGGTGCGCGCGCAACGCCGACGCGCGCTCGACGGCCGATCCGGCCACGTAGGGCGCGCCCCCCTGCGGCAGACTGGAGAGCACCGGTTCGAAGCCCAGGCGGCGCAACTCTTCGGCTCCCGCCGCCACGTCTTGCGTGCGGGGCCGACTCGCCAGGGCCAGCAACGCGATCCGGTCGCCCCGACGCAGGGCCCGTGGCCGCAGGAAGGGCCGCGTCGGCATCACGCGAAGTGCCGCATCTGCTCGGCCACCAGTGCGTGCTCGGCCGAGCCGATCACCTCGCGCAGGGTCGGCGCGGCGGGGGCACGGCGACGCGCCTCCTCCGAGAGGTACCGCGCCTTCAGGGCCTTGTGCCGCCCGAGTGCGTCGTCGAGGCGCGTGAAGGTGATGGACTCGTCCTCGACGGCGCGCACGAGGCCCTCGAGCGCAGCGGCCACGCGGTCGTGATCGCCACCGCACTGCAGGACGCCATCGCAACCGGCAACCACCGCGCGCGCGGCCGCCTCGCCCGGTTCCATGCGCAACGAGATCGCCTTCATGTCCATGTCGTCGGTCAGCACGAGGCCGCCGAACCCGAGTTGGCCACGCAGGCGCCCGGTGATCACCTCGCGCGACAACGTCGCCGGGTTCTGCTCGTCGAGGCTCGGCACCAACAGGTGGCACGACATGACCGCCGCGACGCCGGCCTCGAAGGCGGCGCGGAACGGCACCCACTCGACGTGCTCGAGGCGGTCGGGCGGCAGGTCGACGATCGGCAGGTCCTCGTGCGAGTCCACCGAGGCCTCACCGTGCCCCGGGAAGTGCTTGGCGCACGACGGCAGCCCTTCGCGCTGCAGGGCCTCGATGAACGCGACCCCGTGGCGCGCCACGCGCGCCGCGTCGTCGGAGATCGCGCGGTCACCGATCGCCGGGTTGTCCTTGCGCGTCAGTACGTCGAGCACCGGCGCGAAGTCGAACGTGATGCCCATCGCGCGCAGTTCCCGTGCGAGGGCGCGACCGAAGCGGCGCGTCAGATCGACGTCGTCGGCGCGGCCGAGCGTCGCGGGCGGCGGCCAGATCGTGAGTGGCGCCTTGACGCGCTGCACACGCCCGCCCTCCTGGTCGATGGCGACCCAGACCGGGCCCGAGGTGGACAGCTCCTGCGCCTCGCGCGCCAGCTCGGCGACCTGTGCCGGCTCGGCCACGTTGCGGGCGAAGAGGACGACGCCGCCGATGTCGAACTCGCGGGCCAGCGATCGGAGTTCGACGGGGATCGAGTGCCCGCGGAACCCGGCGAACATCAGCTGGCCGACCTCGCGGCGTCGCTCGCGGCTCATGACGCCGTCATTATAATGGCCGGGATCCTGCGTCCGGGACGCGCCCTCCCGTGCCTCGACCTGCCGTGGAAAACGTCGCCATCGCCCGCGTCCTCGCCGAGATCGGCGACCTGCTCGAGATCAAGGGCGAGAACCCCTTCAAGGTCCGCGCGTATCGCAACGCGTCGCAGGTCGTGCGCGACACCGGCGAGCGGGTCGCTGGTCTCGCACCGGCCGACCTGCGCGCCCTGCCCGGCATCGGCAAGGACATCGCGGCCCGCATCAGCGAACTGGTCGAGACGGGCGGCTCGACGTACCACCGGGAACTCGCCGCCGAGTTTCCCGCCGGTCTCCTCGACGTGCTGCGCCTGCAGGGCGTCGGCCCGAAGACGGCTGCGCTGCTCTACAAGGAGATCGGCGTCGGGTCGGTGGACGACCTGAAGCAGGCCCTCGCCTCTGGCGCGGTGCGAGCCGTCAAGGGCATGGGGCCCGGCAAGGAAGCGGCGCTGCGCAAGGCCATCGAGGATCACCAGGCCTTCGCCGGACGCTACCTGGCCTCCGAGGTCTGGCAACAGGCGGCGGCGCTGCTGGCGCACCTGCGTGCGGCCTGCCCCGGCGCGACGTTCGACCTCGTCGGCAGCCTTCGTCGGGGGGCCGAGACCTGTGGCGACCTCGACGTGCTCGCCACCGACGCACCGCCCGAGGTGATGGATCACTTCGTCGCGTTCGCGCGCGTCGAACGGGTGCTCGGGCAGGGGCCGACCAAGAGCAGTGTCCGCCTCGGCAAGGGCCTGCAAGCCGACCTGCGGGTGGTGCCTGCCGAGTCGCGCGGCGCCGCGCTGCAGTACTTCACGGGCAGCAAGGCCCACAACATCGAACTGCGCGATCGCGCCGTGCGCAGGGGCCTCAAGCTGAACGAGTACGGGCTCTTCCGCCTCGAGGACGACACGCGGGTCGCGGGCGACACCGAAGCCGGCATCTACGAGGCGCTCGGCCTGCCGTGGATCGCGCCGGAACTGCGCGAGCAGCGCGGCGAGTTCGACGCGGCGCGCGAGGGCCGCTTGCCGGGGCTCGTCGAGCGGGCCGACCTGCGGGGCGACCTGCACTGCCACACCACCGCCACCGACGGCAAGGACACCATCCGCGCCATGGCGCTCGCGGCGCGGGACGCGGGCCTGTCCTACCTGGCCATCACCGATCACAGCCAGGCGCTGGCGATGGCCAACGGCCTCGACGAGCGACGCGCCCTGGCGCACGCCGCCGAGATCCGCGCGCTGAACGACGAGCTCGACGGCATCACCCTGCTGGCCGGCATCGAGTGCGACATCCGCCCGGACGGCACGATGGACCTCGCCGAGGACTGCCTCGCGCAGCTCGACGTCGTCGTGGCCTCGGTGCACTCGGCTCTCACGCAGGAACCTGCCCGCATGACCGAGCGCGTCCTGCGCGCGCTCGAGTGCCCGTGGGTGGACGTCCTCGGCCATCCGACCGGGCGCATGCTCCTGCGGCGCGAGGCGTCGGCCCTCGACGTGGAGGCGGTGATCGCGGCCGCCGCGCGGCTCGGCGTGGCGCTCGAGATCAACGGACAGCCCCACCGGCGCGACCTGCACGACGCGCACGCCCGGCTGGCGCGCGACCGGGGCGTCAGGATCGTGCTTTCGAGCGACGCGCACGGCGTGGGCGGGTTCGAGCACCTGCACTGGGCCACCTTCACCGCACGCCGGGCGTGGCTCACGCCCGAGGACGTGCTGACCTGCCTGCCGTTGGACGCCCTCCGCGCCTCGCTGCGCCGACACCGGAGCCAGCCATGACCGCCCTCGAGCAACTGCGCGCGCTCTATTTCAACGCGACGCAGGCCACGATCCAGGACGACTTCGTCGCGGCGATCGACCTCTTCAAGCAGTTGACGGCCGAGGAAGACCGCGAGAAGGCCGCCGTGTTCATGGAGGGCATCGCCGAGATGCGCCGCGAATGGAGTCCCGGCCGCCCGGCCG from Luteitalea sp. TBR-22 includes:
- the murB gene encoding UDP-N-acetylmuramate dehydrogenase, producing MEVDVTREQRAAVVAALRKSLTAGQVEVDVPLARLTTMRVGGPAEVLVTVATAADAVATAAIARAHDLPITVLGGGSNVLVADRGARGIVLRMHGGEVRAEGDDGVRADAGVTINGLVRWMVGRGLAGLESWAGTPGTVGGAICGNAHFQGRLISEHVREVRLLQPSGAVVDVPAADMAFGYDRSRLQHSGEVALSVVFDVAPGAAPEQLRLVARESLAFRKRTQPLHQASAGCIFQNPGPEAPVPDGVPRSAGALIDKAGLKGEQAGGAQVSPLHANFIVARPGATAADIRGLVERCRDAVHAGTGVRLEEEIVYLGDWADSSERHR
- a CDS encoding biotin-dependent carboxyltransferase family protein translates to MPDALQLTRAGLHTTLQDEGRWGLQHLGVPVGGALDLPALHRANALVGNAAGEAALEITLVGGTYRAVGPLQAAVTGAPFALTVDGRAVPMETRFGIADGGVLAFGARRAGARAYLAVRGGFDVPLVLGSRSAWPLLPRRGALADGSRLAVASRMIGAPRSDVAPSPAPSPVLRVLPGPDVEHASHAYAALCAGTYRVASSATRMACPLEGPPVALAMPQRSSSGTVTGAVQVLPSGAPVLLLAERQTTGGYPVVAVVITADLPHVAQRAPGDEVRFAPTTRAEAMRALLAMEPWRWT
- the pxpB gene encoding 5-oxoprolinase subunit PxpB, whose product is MSEHWQLAFVGDSALAVRVLDESPLDANARVHVLADAVRAAAIVGVRDVVPGMRDLVVHLDPRRCDVGLVERALARAATSAIPTSTPSATSEFVVTFGGAAGPDLDDVARACGLPAADVVRRLTRADLVVHFVGFLPGFPYLGPLDAGLRLPRRQTPRACVPAGSVAIAGEYVGIYPWESPGGWHLVGRTDGALFDPARVPPAVLAPGMRVRLVDADA
- the mpl gene encoding UDP-N-acetylmuramate:L-alanyl-gamma-D-glutamyl-meso-diaminopimelate ligase, which translates into the protein MHIHLIGVAGTAMATLAAMLQRRGHRVTGSDAGVYPPMSDFLRAEAIEVHEGYAAEHVDPSADLVVVGNAISRGNPELEAVLARRQRYCSLPERIRDEFLWERHPIVVSGTHGKTTTTSLVAWVLTHAGLDPSLLVGGIAANFEASYRLGHGRDFVIEGDEYDSAFFDKTAKFLKYVPHTVIVNNVEFDHADIYADLEAIVTAFTRLLRLVPSNGRVLLGADDPVAASLRRSAYGQVETFGLTAGADWQARALRPSATATTFEVVRRGEVLGDATVPMTGEHNVRNALAALAVAATRGVPFALAAEGMSRFAGVKRRMELRGTARGVSVYDDFAHHPTAIAETLRGVRRAHPGARIWAVFEPRSASSCRRVFQDAFAGAFGDADEVVIASAYRTNLPPEERLSVPGLVDALLASGRRARHIDGTAHIIATVAQEAREGDLVVVMSNGGFDDIHARLLEALGAGPQG
- a CDS encoding LD-carboxypeptidase, with the translated sequence MPTRPFLRPRALRRGDRIALLALASRPRTQDVAAGAEELRRLGFEPVLSSLPQGGAPYVAGSAVERASALRAHLHDSRIAAVMALRGGYGSAQVLPHLDLADVRAARKLIIGYSDITSLLDTFTGHAGLVTVHGPMLEGRLALGPTAYDRDGFLRVVTQPEPFGAVAADGAHVVRPGAACGILRGGTLTQIAALLGTPWAWSAAEDTLLFLDDVNERPYRLDRMLWQLRHAGVLDHVRGVIVNELPGCDEPGGTVTAVDAVREALTDFDGPVVAGIRSGHTAGAMLTLPFGVQATLEARDEPRLVIDEPAVT
- the nagZ gene encoding beta-N-acetylhexosaminidase, whose protein sequence is MSRERRREVGQLMFAGFRGHSIPVELRSLAREFDIGGVVLFARNVAEPAQVAELAREAQELSTSGPVWVAIDQEGGRVQRVKAPLTIWPPPATLGRADDVDLTRRFGRALARELRAMGITFDFAPVLDVLTRKDNPAIGDRAISDDAARVARHGVAFIEALQREGLPSCAKHFPGHGEASVDSHEDLPIVDLPPDRLEHVEWVPFRAAFEAGVAAVMSCHLLVPSLDEQNPATLSREVITGRLRGQLGFGGLVLTDDMDMKAISLRMEPGEAAARAVVAGCDGVLQCGGDHDRVAAALEGLVRAVEDESITFTRLDDALGRHKALKARYLSEEARRRAPAAPTLREVIGSAEHALVAEQMRHFA
- the polX gene encoding DNA polymerase/3'-5' exonuclease PolX; this translates as MPRPAVENVAIARVLAEIGDLLEIKGENPFKVRAYRNASQVVRDTGERVAGLAPADLRALPGIGKDIAARISELVETGGSTYHRELAAEFPAGLLDVLRLQGVGPKTAALLYKEIGVGSVDDLKQALASGAVRAVKGMGPGKEAALRKAIEDHQAFAGRYLASEVWQQAAALLAHLRAACPGATFDLVGSLRRGAETCGDLDVLATDAPPEVMDHFVAFARVERVLGQGPTKSSVRLGKGLQADLRVVPAESRGAALQYFTGSKAHNIELRDRAVRRGLKLNEYGLFRLEDDTRVAGDTEAGIYEALGLPWIAPELREQRGEFDAAREGRLPGLVERADLRGDLHCHTTATDGKDTIRAMALAARDAGLSYLAITDHSQALAMANGLDERRALAHAAEIRALNDELDGITLLAGIECDIRPDGTMDLAEDCLAQLDVVVASVHSALTQEPARMTERVLRALECPWVDVLGHPTGRMLLRREASALDVEAVIAAAARLGVALEINGQPHRRDLHDAHARLARDRGVRIVLSSDAHGVGGFEHLHWATFTARRAWLTPEDVLTCLPLDALRASLRRHRSQP